Proteins found in one Desulfosoma sp. genomic segment:
- a CDS encoding GNAT family N-acetyltransferase, with product MRVVILHSAVPSKALPDEEDVLVQAGFLGEALTRLGHDVIFLPFSSHLEAGRWALRDLRPDLVFNLVETVEGTGRLIHVAPGLLDVEGFPYTGCSTEAVFVTSHKVLTKYWLTAYGLPTPAWFEPNKALGLGNDCDQGDLGKAVPFVSTPGSSNTSLEASSKTRKAKHLMPVPGSAEAAPHPYKTETGCFSGSAGFPPDLWGGETSQLPWENALWDKLLGSLQDWMRSLGTESFAIVKPLWEDASVGIDQEAVVSLHDLKTLDRAMTRARHRFGPDGFFVEHFIDGREFNLSLLSSPDGVQVLPPAEMCFVGFSSQKHRIVDYEAKWVAGSFAERNTMRSFSFSEEDAPLLDRLCGLAQRCWNIFGLRGYARIDFRVDWQGRPWILEINANPCLAPDAGFMAAADQAGLNVDDVVQRLIDDAFKARRFPRSLPEDKKRRYLSRKRGPLARHLCAWDDRAPRVTIVPGHDSRPVFFSSRTEVDEADLSFRNYLVPSDLETLDRITAQTGFFNEEELSVARDLARQSLGTGAESGYFFVLSEYAGRVVGYTCYGPILGTAGRYELYWIVVDPAFQGQGIGRKLLQETESAIGRAGGQRVYVETSSRDTYEPTRRFYVRAGYAFVALHPDFYGPEDHKIIYAKELS from the coding sequence ATGCGGGTTGTGATTCTACATTCTGCCGTACCCTCAAAGGCGCTGCCTGATGAAGAGGATGTGTTGGTCCAAGCCGGTTTCTTGGGAGAAGCGCTCACACGTTTAGGACACGATGTGATTTTTCTTCCCTTCTCCTCACATCTTGAAGCCGGACGTTGGGCGCTTCGAGATCTCCGCCCGGACCTGGTTTTCAACCTAGTGGAAACGGTTGAAGGGACCGGGCGCTTGATTCATGTGGCGCCCGGGCTGCTGGATGTGGAAGGCTTTCCTTATACGGGGTGTTCCACAGAGGCCGTTTTTGTGACGTCTCATAAAGTGCTCACCAAATATTGGTTGACGGCGTACGGGCTTCCCACACCGGCATGGTTTGAGCCGAACAAGGCTCTCGGTCTTGGGAATGATTGTGATCAGGGTGACCTTGGAAAGGCCGTGCCTTTCGTTTCAACGCCGGGTTCAAGCAACACGAGTCTGGAGGCCTCTTCGAAAACTCGCAAGGCCAAGCATCTCATGCCAGTTCCCGGTAGCGCCGAGGCGGCGCCTCACCCCTACAAAACTGAAACCGGGTGTTTTTCTGGGAGCGCAGGCTTTCCGCCCGACCTTTGGGGCGGCGAAACGTCCCAGCTTCCATGGGAAAATGCGCTCTGGGACAAGCTTCTCGGTAGCCTTCAAGATTGGATGCGAAGCCTTGGAACCGAAAGCTTTGCCATTGTAAAGCCCCTATGGGAAGATGCCTCGGTAGGGATCGATCAGGAAGCTGTCGTGTCCCTTCATGACCTGAAAACCTTGGACCGGGCCATGACGCGAGCCCGACACCGGTTCGGCCCGGACGGATTTTTCGTGGAACATTTCATTGACGGTCGAGAATTCAATCTCTCGCTGCTCTCAAGCCCTGATGGAGTTCAGGTGCTTCCGCCGGCCGAAATGTGTTTTGTGGGTTTCAGCTCGCAAAAACATCGCATCGTGGACTATGAAGCCAAGTGGGTTGCAGGCTCCTTTGCCGAAAGGAACACGATGCGCTCCTTTTCCTTTTCTGAAGAAGACGCCCCGCTTCTCGATCGCCTGTGCGGACTGGCTCAACGATGTTGGAACATTTTCGGGCTTCGAGGCTATGCAAGAATCGATTTTCGAGTGGATTGGCAAGGGCGCCCCTGGATTTTGGAAATCAACGCGAATCCTTGTCTTGCACCTGATGCTGGATTCATGGCGGCGGCAGATCAAGCGGGTCTGAATGTGGACGACGTGGTGCAGCGGCTCATCGATGATGCGTTCAAAGCTCGGCGATTTCCTAGGAGTCTGCCCGAAGACAAGAAAAGGCGATACCTTTCCCGGAAGCGCGGGCCTCTGGCCCGCCATTTGTGCGCGTGGGACGACCGGGCTCCTAGGGTCACAATCGTTCCCGGACACGATTCTAGACCTGTGTTTTTTTCGTCACGGACAGAGGTTGACGAAGCCGATCTAAGCTTCAGAAATTACCTTGTGCCGTCAGACTTGGAGACGCTGGATCGGATCACGGCGCAAACAGGTTTCTTTAACGAAGAAGAACTTTCTGTAGCTCGGGACCTGGCCCGTCAAAGCCTCGGAACAGGCGCGGAGTCCGGCTATTTCTTTGTCCTTTCTGAATATGCAGGGCGTGTGGTGGGTTACACCTGTTATGGACCTATTTTGGGAACCGCCGGTCGATATGAGCTCTACTGGATTGTGGTGGATCCGGCGTTTCAGGGACAAGGGATCGGACGAAAGCTTCTTCAAGAGACCGAATCGGCGATTGGAAGAGCCGGGGGGCAACGCGTGTATGTGGAAACTTCATCCCGGGACACCTATGAACCGACCCGACGGTTTTATGTTCGGGCCGGATATGCCTTTGTGGCTTTGCATCCTGATTTTTACGGTCCAGAGGATCACAAGATCATTTATGCCAAGGAGCTCTCCTGA
- a CDS encoding D-alanine--D-alanine ligase, which produces MKIGLTYDLRDVYLAEGFSEEETAEFDRPDTIEALETVIRALGHETDRIGRLKDLMQRLVSGDRWDLVFNIAEGLLGSGREAQVPALLDAYGIPYTFSDPLSLCVTLDKSVAKRLVRDAGLPTAPFVVVGDLEDVGRVDLPMPLFAKPVREGTGKGITTASKIQSLEQLERVCVFLLETYDQPVLVETFLPGREFTVGLLGSGKSTRALGVMEVVLRENADAEVYSYANKEWCEERVLYRLADDEEARQAARVAVESWKVLGCRDAGRIDLRSDGRGRPHFLEANPLAGLHPEHSDLPILCTLLGIPYRDLIGAVLNEAIQRMVRGGKAPEKSLHREALDSRSIHEGRLSCGL; this is translated from the coding sequence ATGAAGATCGGGCTGACGTACGACCTTCGGGACGTCTATCTTGCGGAAGGGTTTTCGGAGGAAGAAACGGCTGAATTTGACCGCCCGGATACCATCGAAGCCTTGGAAACCGTCATTCGTGCCTTGGGTCATGAAACCGATCGCATCGGACGTCTTAAGGATTTAATGCAGCGCCTGGTCTCTGGAGACCGCTGGGATCTCGTGTTCAATATCGCCGAAGGACTTCTGGGATCAGGCCGAGAAGCTCAAGTTCCCGCCCTTTTGGATGCCTATGGAATACCTTACACGTTTTCCGATCCGTTGAGTTTGTGTGTCACGTTGGACAAGTCGGTGGCGAAACGCCTGGTGCGGGATGCCGGGCTTCCTACGGCGCCTTTCGTTGTGGTCGGCGATCTTGAAGATGTCGGGCGCGTGGATCTTCCTATGCCTCTTTTTGCCAAACCCGTTCGCGAAGGGACGGGTAAAGGCATAACGACGGCATCGAAAATTCAGTCTTTGGAGCAATTGGAGAGAGTGTGCGTGTTTCTCTTGGAAACGTATGACCAGCCCGTGCTGGTGGAAACATTTTTACCCGGTCGTGAATTTACCGTGGGTCTTTTGGGTTCGGGAAAATCGACTCGAGCCCTCGGCGTCATGGAAGTGGTTCTTCGAGAGAATGCGGATGCCGAAGTCTATTCCTACGCCAACAAGGAATGGTGCGAGGAACGTGTGCTGTACCGTCTGGCGGATGACGAAGAAGCACGGCAGGCGGCCCGTGTGGCCGTGGAGTCCTGGAAAGTGCTTGGATGTCGAGACGCCGGTCGTATCGACCTTCGTTCTGATGGTCGAGGACGCCCCCATTTTCTCGAAGCAAATCCCCTGGCAGGGTTGCATCCTGAGCATTCGGATTTGCCCATTTTGTGCACGCTTCTTGGTATTCCGTATCGGGATCTTATCGGTGCCGTTTTGAATGAAGCCATACAAAGAATGGTTAGAGGCGGCAAAGCTCCGGAAAAATCTCTTCACAGAGAGGCCCTTGATTCAAGGTCAATCCACGAGGGGCGGCTCTCATGCGGGTTGTGA
- a CDS encoding mechanosensitive ion channel domain-containing protein, whose translation MITPCVFGAQSPEGGPSEPQDQYAELSSSLEKAIQAEKLDLEKLIQDIDGLKQSLATWSKELNAARLQFSAVGNLISLASPSLEDLDKALGPLKQTVDDAAARVKDYQNKQTNIATQLSALAEQRAANQSRMETLKARRDDLPTIRTLTAQLKEAEELSKQKEKRLKESLEIYQKLVDDWSALRDEGSALLDRLNKRIAERKREDLFRRTRTPLLGVGLSEFRRDLDTVAALLTLALQPTFWVEQAQGLWKVGGLLLITSLLVLGVVQWLCLRLRSVCGALLSRRDAQEKPWFFLTLVLFNRSLPLLGATFFVFAYTSARNLYDTSIFLRTLCQILFLLLLSSWGIHFIQDVKEVFRPGRFAFVLRRLRVLVTFGRWLLIAYVILQESLGRSSALLLLYRFGLEMAFLAWNATFWRGLKREVVTGGPPFWMTGKLWTLHLFMGWGYAVALVGVLLELAGYALLATFWYVGWGRSLIMGLWLFLLYKSLMEWEQAIGTAAAFAPDTEEDTKSSLRWLTVKSLWVLWLFAGSVGLMVAWGARQALIVAFFNLLNTPLPLGNLNFRLLGLIHASVILALTHLGTRGLRRLIKHRIFRHSGLELGLQESIVSISGYVLWFIGILAALNALGFSGTSLTVAFGALGVGLGFGLQNIFNNFVSGLILLFERPIQVGDSIEIDGTWGEVRKINVRSTIIQTVDNATMIIPNSEFISGRVINWSFKDLRVRRNVNVGVAYGSNVELVRQTLLEVAQNHPLVYKQPEPSVLFVDFGDSALIFRLRVWTTVPVCLQVETDIRFEINRLFQERGIEIAFPQLDVHLKSTPVSGSQNAKLSTDSPHASSTSNGQTVAFCESGSSRK comes from the coding sequence GTGATAACACCATGCGTGTTTGGAGCTCAAAGCCCTGAAGGAGGACCTTCTGAGCCTCAAGACCAATATGCCGAACTTTCGTCTTCCTTGGAAAAGGCTATTCAGGCGGAAAAGTTGGATCTGGAAAAACTCATTCAAGACATCGACGGACTCAAGCAGTCTCTGGCTACCTGGTCAAAGGAACTTAATGCCGCTCGTTTGCAGTTTTCCGCCGTGGGAAACCTCATCTCCCTTGCCTCCCCTTCCTTGGAGGATTTGGATAAGGCCTTAGGGCCTTTAAAGCAAACGGTGGATGATGCGGCGGCTCGTGTGAAAGATTATCAAAACAAACAGACCAATATTGCTACACAATTGAGTGCCCTGGCGGAACAAAGAGCCGCCAACCAGAGCCGAATGGAAACCCTGAAGGCCCGTCGGGACGATCTTCCCACCATCCGCACCTTGACGGCCCAGCTCAAGGAAGCCGAAGAACTTTCCAAACAGAAAGAAAAACGCCTTAAGGAATCTCTAGAAATATATCAAAAGCTCGTGGACGATTGGAGTGCTCTCAGGGATGAAGGCAGCGCGCTTCTGGATCGATTGAACAAGCGTATCGCCGAAAGAAAGCGGGAAGACCTGTTTCGTCGAACACGAACCCCTCTTCTGGGCGTGGGACTTTCCGAATTTCGACGAGACCTGGACACGGTGGCGGCCTTGCTTACCCTGGCACTTCAACCGACCTTTTGGGTGGAACAAGCGCAAGGGCTCTGGAAGGTCGGAGGACTGCTTCTGATCACCTCGCTTCTGGTTTTGGGTGTGGTGCAGTGGCTTTGCCTCCGGCTTCGAAGCGTGTGCGGTGCTTTGCTGTCACGTCGGGATGCTCAGGAAAAGCCTTGGTTCTTCCTGACCCTGGTGCTCTTCAACCGTTCTCTTCCTCTTCTTGGGGCTACCTTTTTTGTCTTCGCCTACACCTCGGCACGGAATCTTTACGATACGTCTATTTTTCTGAGAACCCTTTGCCAGATTCTGTTCCTCTTGTTGCTGAGTTCTTGGGGTATTCATTTTATTCAAGACGTTAAGGAAGTTTTTCGACCCGGTCGGTTTGCTTTTGTCTTACGAAGGCTTCGCGTGTTGGTGACCTTTGGACGCTGGCTGCTTATTGCCTATGTCATCCTTCAAGAAAGCTTAGGGCGTTCCAGCGCTCTGTTGCTCCTCTATAGGTTTGGTCTCGAAATGGCCTTTTTGGCCTGGAATGCAACGTTTTGGAGGGGTTTGAAACGGGAAGTTGTCACCGGTGGTCCCCCGTTTTGGATGACCGGCAAATTGTGGACCCTCCATCTCTTCATGGGATGGGGATACGCCGTCGCTCTGGTAGGCGTGCTCTTGGAACTGGCCGGTTACGCTTTGTTGGCCACTTTTTGGTACGTGGGCTGGGGACGTAGCCTGATCATGGGGCTCTGGCTCTTTCTCCTTTACAAGAGCCTCATGGAATGGGAACAGGCCATAGGAACCGCTGCAGCCTTCGCACCCGATACGGAGGAGGACACCAAGAGCTCCCTGAGATGGTTGACGGTCAAAAGCCTTTGGGTCCTCTGGCTTTTTGCGGGATCCGTCGGCCTCATGGTGGCCTGGGGCGCGAGACAAGCTCTTATCGTAGCCTTCTTTAACCTTCTCAACACGCCACTTCCTTTGGGGAATTTGAATTTTCGACTTCTGGGACTTATTCATGCCAGCGTGATTCTCGCCTTAACGCACTTGGGAACCCGAGGGCTCAGGCGTCTCATCAAACACCGCATTTTCCGCCACAGTGGCCTCGAACTAGGTCTCCAGGAATCCATTGTGTCCATCTCAGGCTATGTCCTATGGTTTATCGGCATCCTTGCCGCCCTCAACGCCCTTGGCTTTTCCGGCACTTCCCTTACTGTGGCTTTCGGAGCCCTGGGTGTAGGGTTGGGCTTTGGGCTTCAAAATATTTTCAATAACTTCGTCAGCGGTTTGATTCTGCTTTTTGAAAGGCCGATCCAAGTGGGGGATTCCATCGAAATCGACGGCACATGGGGGGAAGTGCGCAAAATCAACGTGCGCTCCACCATTATTCAAACTGTGGATAATGCGACCATGATTATCCCCAATTCGGAATTTATTAGTGGACGTGTGATTAATTGGAGTTTTAAAGACTTAAGGGTTCGGCGCAATGTCAATGTGGGTGTGGCTTACGGGTCTAATGTGGAACTGGTGCGGCAGACCCTTTTGGAAGTGGCCCAAAACCATCCTCTTGTCTATAAGCAGCCGGAACCCAGCGTGCTTTTTGTGGATTTCGGCGATAGCGCCCTCATTTTTCGACTGCGAGTGTGGACCACCGTTCCCGTGTGCCTGCAGGTCGAAACCGACATCCGTTTCGAAATCAACAGGCTGTTTCAAGAAAGAGGCATTGAGATCGCTTTTCCGCAATTGGACGTGCATCTGAAAAGTACTCCTGTGTCGGGATCCCAAAATGCAAAGCTTTCAACCGACAGCCCGCATGCAAGCTCTACATCGAATGGGCAGACGGTAGCTTTTTGCGAGAGCGGCTCGTCTAGGAAATAA
- a CDS encoding TerC family protein, which produces MLENLVTLENAAALITLTAMELVLGIDNIVFIAIITGRLPIESQEKARRLGLFLAMFLRIALLLAITVIMRLTKPVFEVFSHPVSGRDLILLGGGLFLIGKATHEIHNKLEAPSKPHTKTTRTHADFGSVLIQILLLDIVFSLDSIITAVGMARHVAIMILAIILAVAAMILFAGFVSAFIDRHPTLKMLALSFLLLIGVMLVAEGCGKHIERGYIYFAMGFSVFVEVLNLRVRKQAHHG; this is translated from the coding sequence ATGTTGGAAAACTTGGTGACATTGGAAAATGCCGCGGCGCTGATCACTCTGACGGCCATGGAACTGGTATTGGGGATCGATAACATCGTCTTCATCGCTATCATCACGGGACGGCTGCCAATAGAAAGTCAAGAAAAGGCACGTCGACTCGGCCTTTTTCTGGCCATGTTTTTGCGCATTGCCTTGCTTCTGGCCATCACGGTCATCATGCGGCTGACGAAACCTGTCTTTGAAGTGTTTTCCCATCCCGTATCGGGTCGAGACCTTATCCTTTTGGGAGGCGGCCTCTTTCTCATCGGCAAGGCGACCCACGAAATCCACAATAAACTGGAAGCGCCGTCCAAGCCTCACACTAAGACGACCCGAACTCATGCCGATTTCGGTTCAGTCCTGATTCAAATCCTTTTGCTGGACATCGTTTTTTCCCTGGATTCTATCATCACCGCCGTCGGCATGGCCCGCCATGTGGCCATCATGATCCTGGCGATCATTCTTGCCGTGGCCGCGATGATCCTTTTCGCCGGATTCGTCAGCGCTTTCATTGATCGACACCCCACCTTGAAGATGCTGGCTCTCAGTTTCCTCCTCCTTATCGGCGTCATGCTGGTGGCCGAGGGGTGCGGCAAACATATCGAAAGAGGCTATATCTATTTCGCTATGGGCTTTTCAGTATTTGTTGAGGTCCTGAACCTCAGGGTGCGAAAGCAGGCGCATCATGGGTGA
- a CDS encoding DUF2062 domain-containing protein gives MEKLRRFYDRLVRMRGNPKEIALGFALGIFIGMSPTMGFQMPVAAFCAALLGWNKWSAVAGVWITNPITAPFIYSVNYWVGSRMIHWFLPEATAHAEAVLSRVGLILQKTPHVMASLIVGGMVLGAPLACAGYWLALWAVTRYRVRVKGQLDRARQKMREERARRRANLKE, from the coding sequence ATGGAGAAACTGCGTCGATTTTATGATCGGCTTGTGCGAATGAGAGGAAACCCAAAGGAAATCGCTCTGGGGTTTGCTCTGGGGATTTTCATCGGCATGTCTCCCACCATGGGATTTCAGATGCCTGTAGCGGCCTTTTGTGCCGCGTTGCTGGGTTGGAACAAATGGAGCGCTGTCGCAGGTGTTTGGATCACCAATCCGATCACGGCACCTTTTATCTATTCTGTGAACTACTGGGTGGGCTCACGGATGATCCACTGGTTCTTGCCGGAAGCGACAGCGCATGCGGAGGCCGTCCTCAGTCGCGTGGGACTCATTTTGCAAAAGACACCGCATGTGATGGCTTCTTTAATTGTGGGGGGCATGGTTTTGGGAGCGCCTTTGGCATGTGCCGGCTATTGGTTGGCGCTGTGGGCCGTGACACGCTATCGGGTTCGGGTTAAAGGACAACTGGATCGGGCACGTCAAAAAATGCGCGAAGAGCGCGCAAGGCGTCGAGCAAACCTCAAAGAGTGA
- a CDS encoding KamA family radical SAM protein, with translation MEITDRQWRQESSAVFEESSEAEEPPSEPPGADPTDASPSYRRIPRLSSRRSASMPLSEQACEFKKKYFPNVSPALWNDWHWQVQHRFRSLNGLSRIVHLSAAEQSALQNPSARFPVAITPYYASLLDPRNAEHPLRRSVVPLPEEWLRSPEESVDPLGEDRNAPVPGLVHRYPDRVLFLVTGFCSTYCRYCTRSRLVGRHGTGGHASRRVWEKALAYIQATPTVRDVLLSGGDPLTLADEALGWLLDRLRAIRHVEIIRIGTKVPAVLPQRITRDLVRLLRRYHPLWMSLHFTHPEELTPETTEACARLADVGIPLGSQTVLLKGINDDVATLKALFQGLMRLRVRPYYLYQCDPICGSAHFRTSIARGLHIMDGLRGHTSGYAVPSYVVDAPGGGGKIPLLPDYVQGVDGNDLILRNYEHRLFRYPKAFEVPSGSCRVVHEVF, from the coding sequence ATGGAAATAACCGATCGACAATGGCGGCAGGAGTCTTCAGCTGTTTTTGAAGAGTCGTCCGAGGCGGAGGAGCCTCCAAGCGAACCTCCGGGCGCAGACCCAACCGATGCCTCACCTTCCTATCGGCGGATCCCTCGACTCTCCTCCCGCCGATCCGCCTCCATGCCCCTGAGCGAACAAGCCTGCGAATTCAAAAAGAAGTATTTTCCCAATGTGAGTCCTGCTTTGTGGAATGACTGGCATTGGCAGGTGCAGCATCGATTTCGTTCATTGAACGGGCTGAGCCGAATCGTCCATCTCAGTGCCGCGGAACAAAGCGCTTTGCAAAACCCTTCCGCCCGTTTTCCCGTAGCAATCACACCGTATTATGCAAGCCTTTTGGACCCAAGGAATGCCGAGCATCCGTTGCGTCGTTCCGTGGTGCCTCTTCCTGAAGAATGGCTTCGCAGTCCTGAAGAATCCGTGGATCCCTTAGGAGAAGACCGGAACGCACCGGTGCCCGGACTGGTCCATCGCTATCCGGACCGAGTGCTTTTTTTGGTGACAGGCTTTTGTTCGACCTATTGCCGCTATTGCACGCGATCCCGGCTTGTGGGACGTCATGGCACTGGAGGGCATGCCAGTCGTCGTGTTTGGGAAAAGGCTCTGGCCTATATTCAAGCGACGCCCACCGTTCGCGATGTGCTTCTATCCGGCGGCGATCCCCTCACCCTGGCCGATGAAGCCTTGGGCTGGCTTCTGGATCGGCTTCGGGCCATTCGGCATGTGGAAATCATACGGATAGGGACCAAAGTCCCGGCTGTTTTGCCTCAACGGATCACGCGGGATCTGGTCCGGCTTCTGCGTCGATATCACCCATTGTGGATGAGCTTGCATTTCACGCATCCGGAGGAATTGACACCGGAAACGACGGAAGCTTGCGCACGGCTGGCGGATGTCGGCATTCCCCTAGGCAGCCAGACGGTGCTTCTGAAAGGCATCAACGACGACGTGGCTACCTTAAAGGCTCTTTTTCAAGGCCTCATGCGTCTTCGAGTACGCCCTTACTACCTGTACCAATGCGATCCCATTTGCGGATCGGCCCACTTTCGAACCAGCATCGCTCGAGGGCTCCACATCATGGACGGTCTTCGAGGACATACCTCTGGGTATGCAGTGCCGTCCTACGTGGTGGATGCTCCAGGAGGCGGTGGCAAGATTCCTCTTCTTCCCGACTATGTGCAGGGAGTGGACGGCAACGATCTGATCCTTCGTAACTATGAACATCGCCTGTTTCGGTACCCCAAGGCTTTCGAGGTTCCCTCCGGATCATGCCGGGTGGTCCATGAAGTGTTTTGA
- a CDS encoding YitT family protein, giving the protein MIKKRLTLSRWSAPDWKSLAINLGLIVTGSLIFVLGVNAVLVPQKLLSGGVVGVAVILHYLYPSVDVGHFYLLGNIPLMVLGWFSISRRFMGYTLFGMVFFSLAASWIKVPAVPLSDPLLAAVLAGVWCGLGGGIMLRSLGSAGGLDILAIYLNTRWGIRVGVTYMAANVMILGVGGFFFGLEKALLSVVYVYASSRVVDAVLVGFNRRKMVLIITSQVQKVADFILNSIGRGVTFLKGMGGYSGEDREVILTIITLTELPKLKEAVFRMDPNAFVIINDTLEVLGKRHGRLKTY; this is encoded by the coding sequence GTGATCAAAAAAAGGCTCACTCTTTCTCGATGGTCGGCTCCGGATTGGAAGTCTCTTGCCATCAACCTGGGTCTGATTGTGACGGGAAGCTTGATTTTCGTGCTCGGTGTCAACGCCGTGCTCGTTCCCCAAAAATTGCTCAGTGGCGGGGTTGTCGGTGTCGCCGTCATTCTGCATTACCTTTATCCCTCCGTGGATGTGGGGCATTTTTACCTGCTGGGCAACATTCCGCTTATGGTCCTGGGATGGTTCTCCATCAGCCGACGTTTTATGGGATACACCCTATTCGGCATGGTGTTTTTTTCCCTGGCGGCTTCTTGGATCAAAGTTCCCGCGGTGCCCCTTTCCGATCCTCTTCTTGCGGCCGTGCTGGCAGGCGTGTGGTGCGGTCTGGGAGGAGGCATCATGTTACGATCTTTGGGATCCGCCGGAGGCTTGGACATTTTGGCCATTTATTTGAACACACGCTGGGGCATTCGTGTGGGAGTGACCTACATGGCTGCAAACGTCATGATCCTCGGGGTGGGAGGTTTCTTTTTCGGGCTGGAAAAAGCTCTATTGTCCGTGGTCTACGTCTATGCGAGCAGTCGTGTGGTCGATGCTGTCCTGGTGGGGTTTAATCGTCGAAAGATGGTTTTGATCATTACCTCCCAGGTGCAGAAGGTTGCCGACTTCATTTTGAACAGTATTGGGCGGGGAGTCACTTTTCTCAAGGGCATGGGAGGCTATTCCGGAGAGGATCGAGAGGTGATTCTTACGATCATTACCCTCACGGAACTGCCTAAGCTTAAGGAAGCGGTTTTTCGCATGGATCCCAACGCTTTTGTGATCATTAACGATACTCTGGAAGTTCTTGGTAAAAGACACGGTCGGCTTAAAACTTATTGA